In Mesoaciditoga lauensis cd-1655R = DSM 25116, a single genomic region encodes these proteins:
- a CDS encoding YqeG family HAD IIIA-type phosphatase, which yields MSRILEFFRKPIPREVLKSVHDIPYDKFKVLGFDTFIFDYDNTLAPFGKKVSEDIIDMFRKLINKGFKVAVVTNGPFKRVKNLEEKVEGLRVFARARKPGLKTLKMALRKMNSKPNHTVLVGDLFFTDVIAGNRLGMYTILVAPYPGVGFFLKSVALMERISYKIIFYTFGWPFRISELVAPNEWKKNIFEIDYDNLISHGVKMFVFDMDNTLAKWRASNLDDKALKLIQELSKKAKVAILSNGSSPSLNWAARNADITVVRSAHKPLTRKLVKLMRKYGLSKSEVVMIGDQLFTDVLVANLAGIYSIKVQPISNEEIWFTKILRFFERTVKPLIKPKPKIKRRAKAEIRGDKK from the coding sequence ATGAGCCGAATCCTGGAATTCTTTAGAAAACCCATCCCTCGGGAAGTGTTAAAGAGTGTTCATGACATTCCTTATGATAAATTCAAAGTTTTAGGTTTTGACACTTTTATATTCGATTACGATAACACACTCGCACCCTTTGGAAAAAAAGTTTCTGAGGACATTATAGATATGTTTAGAAAATTGATAAACAAAGGGTTTAAGGTGGCGGTTGTAACGAACGGTCCTTTTAAAAGGGTGAAAAATTTGGAAGAAAAAGTTGAAGGGTTACGCGTGTTTGCGCGCGCAAGGAAACCCGGCTTGAAAACCTTGAAAATGGCTTTAAGAAAGATGAATTCCAAACCAAATCATACGGTATTAGTGGGAGATCTGTTCTTTACAGATGTAATAGCTGGAAATAGGCTTGGAATGTATACCATCTTAGTTGCCCCTTATCCAGGAGTGGGATTTTTTCTGAAATCGGTAGCTTTGATGGAAAGAATATCGTACAAAATAATTTTTTACACTTTTGGATGGCCTTTTAGAATAAGCGAATTAGTCGCCCCGAACGAGTGGAAAAAGAACATATTCGAAATAGATTACGATAACCTCATATCACACGGAGTGAAGATGTTTGTCTTTGATATGGATAACACTCTCGCAAAATGGAGGGCAAGCAACCTTGACGATAAAGCACTTAAACTTATTCAAGAACTTTCAAAAAAGGCGAAAGTTGCGATATTATCGAATGGGAGCTCTCCGTCTCTTAATTGGGCTGCACGAAATGCCGATATTACAGTTGTGAGAAGTGCTCACAAGCCACTTACACGCAAACTTGTCAAGCTCATGAGGAAGTATGGACTTTCGAAAAGCGAAGTGGTTATGATAGGCGATCAGCTTTTTACAGACGTGTTAGTTGCGAATCTTGCGGGAATTTATTCGATAAAAGTTCAGCCGATTTCAAACGAGGAAATATGGTTCACAAAAATTTTGAGATTTTTTGAAAGAACGGTGAAACCGTTGATAAAACCCAAACCCAAGATCAAACGCAGGGCAAAAGCAGAGATCCGGGGTGATAAAAAATAG